In Bacillus sp. FJAT-45037, the following are encoded in one genomic region:
- a CDS encoding aminopeptidase produces the protein MRDPRITTLAKNLIQYSVDLQKGEKVLIENFGLQRELVTALVKEAYNVGALPFVLLKDHQVDRSVLFGASEEQLNMMASFEAQVMSEMDAYIGLRAGDNISELSDVPSDKIALHGKTVGTKVHREIRVPKTRWVVLRYPSSSMAQLANTSTEAFEDFYFNVCNLDYSKMDTAMDSLVDLFDRTDRVHITGPGTDLTFSVKDVPAIKCAGKMNIPDGEVYTAPVRDSINGTLSYNTPSPYQGFTFESIQFTFENGKIVKATANDTDRINTILDSDEGARYIGEFAIGVNPYIQHPMKDILFDEKIDGSFHFTPGQCYEEASNGNQSSIHWDIVNIQRPEYGGGEIYFDDVLIRKDGRFVIPELECLNPENLK, from the coding sequence ATGAGAGACCCACGTATAACAACTTTAGCAAAGAACCTAATTCAATATTCCGTAGACCTACAAAAAGGTGAAAAGGTACTAATCGAGAACTTCGGCCTTCAACGAGAGCTCGTCACAGCCCTTGTTAAAGAAGCCTATAACGTAGGTGCCCTACCTTTTGTCTTATTAAAAGACCACCAAGTGGATCGTTCCGTATTATTTGGAGCATCTGAAGAACAACTTAATATGATGGCCTCATTCGAAGCACAAGTGATGAGCGAAATGGACGCATACATCGGCCTTCGCGCAGGAGATAATATTTCTGAACTTTCTGATGTCCCAAGTGACAAAATAGCTTTACATGGTAAAACGGTCGGGACGAAAGTACACCGTGAAATCCGTGTACCGAAAACTCGTTGGGTTGTGCTACGTTATCCAAGTTCATCCATGGCCCAATTAGCTAATACGAGTACAGAAGCATTCGAAGATTTCTACTTCAATGTTTGTAATCTGGATTACAGTAAAATGGATACTGCCATGGATTCGTTAGTCGATCTTTTTGACCGAACGGACCGTGTACATATTACAGGACCAGGAACCGACTTAACATTTTCTGTAAAAGATGTTCCTGCGATCAAGTGTGCTGGTAAAATGAATATTCCAGATGGCGAAGTCTACACAGCTCCTGTTCGCGATTCGATTAACGGAACATTGAGCTACAATACACCATCTCCATATCAAGGGTTCACATTCGAGTCGATCCAATTCACGTTTGAAAATGGAAAGATTGTTAAAGCTACCGCAAATGACACAGATCGTATCAATACGATTCTTGATTCAGATGAGGGTGCTCGCTACATTGGAGAATTTGCAATCGGAGTCAACCCATATATTCAACATCCAATGAAAGATATTTTATTTGATGAGAAGATTGATGGTAGCTTCCATTTTACGCCAGGTCAATGTTACGAGGAAGCATCAAATGGAAATCAATCATCGATTCATTGGGATATTGTGAATATTCAACGTCCTGAGTATGGTGGGGGAGAAATCTATTTTGACGATGTCCTCATTCGTAAAGATGGTCGTTTCGTCATCCCAGAGCTCGAGTGCCTTAACCCAGAAAATCTAAAATAA
- a CDS encoding nicotinate phosphoribosyltransferase — MKEIELKMQGKIKRLTNQTFKFDDRIQEGWFSAVYFLKTREIINKHHADNIITMQFFQKEHAILCGTDEVIALIQTFAKNGDQLDIHSLKDGDKITPFESVLTITGRYQDFGFLEGIIDGIFSRRTSVATNVYNVVKAARYSGVQKPVIFMGDRDDHFTQQAGDGYAAYIGGSQAQATHAMNEWWGKQGMGTMPHALIQLFRGDVVEATRVYREEFPEDDLMTLVDYNNDVITDSLKVAHAFREELKGVRVDTSRTMVDQYFCRNPEVMGAFDPRGANPVLFFALRKALDDGGFHHVKIIATGGFTADRIESYEKQGVPIDIYGVGGSLLKIQIGFTGDNVLLNGEHEAKAGRWYRENPKLVRVD, encoded by the coding sequence ATGAAAGAAATTGAGTTAAAGATGCAGGGTAAGATTAAGCGTCTAACGAATCAAACGTTTAAATTTGATGATCGAATACAAGAAGGTTGGTTTTCGGCCGTTTATTTCTTAAAAACTCGAGAGATCATAAATAAACACCATGCGGATAATATTATTACGATGCAATTTTTTCAGAAAGAGCATGCAATCCTTTGTGGAACAGACGAAGTGATTGCCCTCATTCAGACCTTTGCTAAAAATGGCGATCAATTAGACATTCATTCATTAAAAGATGGCGACAAAATTACTCCTTTTGAATCGGTCTTAACGATCACGGGACGATACCAAGATTTTGGCTTCTTAGAAGGAATCATTGATGGTATCTTTTCAAGAAGAACGTCTGTCGCAACTAATGTATATAATGTCGTAAAAGCAGCGAGGTATTCTGGCGTTCAAAAACCGGTGATCTTTATGGGAGACCGAGACGATCATTTCACTCAACAAGCTGGAGATGGATACGCAGCATATATTGGTGGTTCACAAGCTCAAGCGACCCATGCGATGAATGAATGGTGGGGGAAGCAAGGGATGGGCACGATGCCTCATGCACTGATTCAACTTTTCCGTGGGGATGTTGTAGAAGCAACTAGAGTATATAGAGAAGAGTTTCCTGAAGATGATCTAATGACTTTGGTTGACTATAACAATGATGTCATAACGGACTCGTTAAAAGTGGCACACGCATTTAGAGAAGAACTAAAAGGGGTTCGTGTTGACACTTCTCGAACAATGGTTGATCAGTACTTCTGTCGAAACCCCGAAGTAATGGGCGCTTTTGACCCAAGAGGAGCAAACCCAGTTTTGTTCTTCGCCTTACGAAAAGCTCTTGATGATGGAGGGTTTCATCATGTGAAGATCATTGCTACAGGTGGGTTTACTGCAGATCGTATTGAGTCCTATGAAAAACAAGGTGTGCCTATTGATATCTATGGTGTCGGCGGTAGCCTACTTAAGATTCAGATTGGATTTACTGGAGATAATGTCTTATTAAATGGGGAACATGAAGCGAAGGCTGGAAGATGGTATCGTGAAAATCCTAAGTTAGTACGTGTCGATTGA
- a CDS encoding 5'-methylthioadenosine/adenosylhomocysteine nucleosidase yields the protein MKVAIIGAMNEEIERMLKEMEVTATLIYAKVSFYEGIMEGNQIVLCKSGVGKVHAALTTQILIDRFEVSNIIFTGVAGALDETLEVGDLVISSSALQHDIDASPLGFKRGDIPMYDGESDFQACPTLIQLAKEAAGALTKRKVITGRILSGDQFIANGDEVRQLREDFDGACVEMEGAAVAQVATMNEVPFVIVRSMSDKANGEASMSFNEFTDIASEQSHVLVSQLLSKLKG from the coding sequence ATGAAAGTAGCGATAATTGGTGCTATGAATGAAGAAATAGAACGCATGTTAAAGGAGATGGAAGTTACAGCCACTCTGATCTATGCGAAGGTTTCTTTTTATGAAGGCATCATGGAAGGTAACCAAATTGTACTTTGTAAATCAGGTGTAGGGAAAGTGCATGCAGCCTTGACGACACAAATATTAATTGATCGTTTTGAGGTCTCAAACATTATTTTTACTGGGGTGGCAGGTGCGTTAGACGAAACATTAGAAGTAGGAGATTTAGTGATTTCTTCAAGTGCTCTACAACACGATATAGATGCAAGTCCACTCGGGTTCAAACGTGGCGACATCCCAATGTATGATGGGGAATCAGATTTTCAAGCATGTCCTACTCTTATTCAATTGGCAAAGGAAGCTGCTGGAGCATTAACTAAGCGCAAAGTGATTACAGGTAGAATTTTAAGTGGAGATCAATTCATTGCAAATGGTGATGAGGTTCGTCAGTTAAGAGAAGACTTTGATGGAGCATGTGTGGAAATGGAAGGGGCTGCGGTTGCGCAGGTCGCTACTATGAATGAAGTTCCTTTTGTTATTGTCCGCTCTATGTCTGATAAAGCGAATGGAGAAGCTTCAATGAGTTTTAATGAATTCACCGACATCGCGAGTGAACAATCGCACGTATTGGTCAGTCAATTATTAAGCAAATTAAAAGGATAG
- the ccpA gene encoding catabolite control protein A, translating to MNTTIYDVAREAGVSMATVSRVVNGNPNVKPATRKKVLEAIERLGYRPNAVARGLASKKTTTVGVIIPDISSIFFAELARGIEDIATMYKYNIILCNSDQNKEKEIHLINTLLEKQVDGIVFMGGQITEEHADQFKRSPVPVVLAATLDTNLEIPSVNIDYKQAVYDAIKHLISEGHERIGMVSGTLDDPVNGYQKFAGYREALEDSNLPFNEEFVVIGDYTYDSGIEAMDTFLSFEDKLTAIFASTDEMALGVIHGGQDKGYSIPDDFEVLGFDNTRLATMVRPTLSTVVQPMYDIGAVSMRLLTKYMNKEEVDNHIVVLPHRIEFRDSTKS from the coding sequence TTGAATACGACGATTTATGATGTAGCAAGAGAGGCTGGTGTCTCTATGGCGACCGTTTCCCGTGTCGTCAACGGCAATCCGAATGTGAAGCCAGCAACAAGAAAGAAAGTTCTAGAGGCGATTGAGCGTCTTGGATACCGTCCTAATGCTGTAGCTAGAGGACTTGCAAGTAAAAAAACAACAACGGTAGGGGTTATCATTCCTGATATCTCTAGTATTTTCTTTGCTGAACTTGCTCGTGGGATCGAAGACATTGCAACTATGTACAAGTACAACATTATTCTATGTAACTCTGATCAAAATAAAGAGAAGGAAATCCACTTGATCAACACATTGCTTGAGAAGCAAGTGGATGGAATCGTCTTTATGGGTGGACAGATTACAGAAGAGCATGCGGATCAATTTAAACGTTCGCCAGTACCTGTAGTTTTAGCAGCAACTCTAGATACGAACCTAGAAATTCCATCTGTGAATATCGATTACAAACAAGCGGTGTATGATGCCATTAAACACTTGATTAGCGAAGGGCATGAGCGCATCGGAATGGTATCAGGTACACTTGATGATCCTGTTAACGGGTATCAGAAGTTTGCTGGTTACCGTGAAGCGCTTGAAGACTCTAACCTTCCATTTAACGAAGAGTTTGTCGTTATCGGTGATTATACGTATGATTCCGGCATTGAAGCGATGGATACGTTCTTAAGCTTTGAGGACAAGCTAACAGCGATATTTGCTTCTACTGACGAAATGGCTTTAGGTGTCATTCATGGAGGGCAAGACAAGGGTTATAGCATCCCAGATGACTTTGAAGTTCTAGGGTTCGATAACACAAGACTTGCTACAATGGTTCGTCCTACGTTATCAACAGTTGTTCAGCCAATGTATGATATTGGGGCTGTCTCGATGCGCTTACTTACGAAATACATGAACAAAGAAGAAGTAGATAATCATATCGTCGTTCTGCCGCACCGCATTGAATTTAGAGATTCAACAAAGTCATAA
- the motS gene encoding flagellar motor protein MotS — MRRRKRQEEKGAPKWMVTFSDMMTLILVFFILLFSMSVVDAQKFRAIADSFQQRQVFEFFPSVIDLENPSEQIGEEFPNPYEDGSYDESESDAQEYDMDELLIEVQDFLVENDLNELISATRDDRGVVLVLQERTLFETAEAVLIDTAMPFLDKVGTLLATIPNMVKVEGHTDSRPISNFRYPSNWELSGARASSVIRYLIDAKELDPQRFVATGYGDTRPVVPNTTVDNLRLNRRVVIVISDPTHASDETF, encoded by the coding sequence ATGAGGCGTAGGAAACGTCAAGAGGAGAAGGGTGCCCCTAAATGGATGGTTACGTTCTCTGATATGATGACACTCATCCTCGTTTTCTTTATCTTACTTTTTTCTATGTCTGTTGTTGATGCACAGAAGTTCAGAGCCATTGCGGATTCATTTCAACAACGGCAAGTGTTTGAATTCTTTCCATCTGTCATTGATCTCGAAAATCCATCAGAGCAAATTGGCGAAGAATTTCCCAACCCATATGAGGATGGAAGTTATGATGAAAGCGAGTCTGACGCACAAGAGTATGACATGGATGAATTGCTAATAGAAGTACAAGATTTCCTTGTAGAAAATGATCTAAATGAACTAATCTCAGCCACACGTGATGACCGAGGCGTAGTACTTGTTTTACAAGAGCGGACACTATTTGAAACGGCAGAAGCAGTTTTGATCGATACGGCAATGCCTTTTCTTGATAAAGTAGGGACACTTTTAGCTACGATTCCTAATATGGTTAAAGTCGAAGGGCATACAGATAGTCGTCCAATCTCTAACTTCAGATATCCTTCTAACTGGGAATTGTCTGGAGCGAGAGCGAGTAGTGTTATTCGGTATTTAATAGACGCAAAGGAATTAGATCCACAACGCTTTGTTGCAACTGGATACGGAGATACACGTCCTGTTGTACCGAATACAACGGTGGACAATTTGCGATTAAATCGCCGAGTAGTCATTGTCATTTCAGATCCAACTCATGCAAGTGATGAGACGTTTTAA
- a CDS encoding bifunctional 3-deoxy-7-phosphoheptulonate synthase/chorismate mutase produces the protein MSNEQVDTLRSELDEVNLKLLELINERARLVQEVGKVKGKQGVNRFDPVRERSMLDHIAENNKGPFETSTLQHLFKQIFKASLELQEEDNSKALLVSRKKQPENTVIDLRGELVGDGQQRLIMGPCAVESYDQVLAVAKAMKERGLKLLRGGAYKPRTSPYDFQGLGLEGLKILKQVADELDMAVISEIVSPQDIETALDYVDVIQIGARNMHNFELLKAAGSVDRPVLLKRGLSATISEFIHAAEYVVSKGNGQIMLCERGIRTYEKATRNTLDISAVPILKQETHLPVLVDVTHSTGRRDLLLPTAKAAFAIGADAVMAEVHPDPAVALSDSAQQMDIPQFNEFIDELLASGLYKK, from the coding sequence ATGAGTAACGAACAAGTAGATACGTTGAGATCAGAATTAGACGAGGTGAATCTGAAGCTTCTTGAATTAATTAATGAACGTGCACGACTCGTACAAGAGGTTGGAAAGGTTAAAGGTAAGCAAGGGGTTAATCGTTTCGATCCTGTGAGAGAGCGTAGTATGTTAGATCATATTGCTGAAAATAATAAAGGACCATTTGAAACATCTACCTTACAACATCTATTCAAGCAAATCTTCAAAGCAAGTCTTGAACTGCAAGAAGAGGATAATAGTAAAGCCTTGCTTGTATCACGTAAAAAGCAACCAGAAAATACGGTCATTGATTTACGTGGTGAATTAGTTGGAGATGGTCAACAACGTTTAATTATGGGTCCTTGTGCGGTAGAGAGCTATGATCAAGTGTTAGCTGTTGCCAAAGCAATGAAAGAACGAGGCTTAAAATTACTTCGTGGTGGAGCATATAAGCCGAGAACCTCCCCTTATGATTTCCAAGGGCTAGGACTAGAAGGTCTGAAAATACTAAAACAAGTAGCAGACGAATTAGATATGGCTGTTATTAGTGAAATCGTTAGTCCACAAGATATTGAAACTGCTCTTGACTATGTTGACGTCATTCAAATCGGTGCACGAAACATGCATAACTTTGAATTATTAAAAGCAGCAGGTTCAGTGGATCGACCAGTTCTTTTAAAGAGAGGTTTATCTGCGACCATTTCTGAATTCATTCATGCAGCGGAGTACGTTGTATCTAAAGGAAATGGACAAATTATGCTTTGTGAGCGAGGAATTCGCACATACGAGAAAGCAACACGTAACACATTAGACATATCAGCTGTTCCGATTCTAAAACAAGAAACACATTTACCAGTCTTAGTAGATGTGACTCACTCGACAGGAAGACGTGACTTGTTACTTCCGACGGCTAAAGCAGCATTTGCTATTGGTGCCGATGCTGTCATGGCAGAGGTTCACCCTGACCCGGCCGTTGCTTTATCTGATTCAGCTCAACAAATGGACATTCCACAATTCAATGAATTCATTGATGAACTATTAGCATCAGGTTTATATAAGAAATAA
- the murC gene encoding UDP-N-acetylmuramate--L-alanine ligase produces MTKYHFIGIKGSGMSALAQILHDMNKDVQGSDVEKQFFTQRPLEKKGIPLLPFNKENIGEGQQVIVSAAYGEDHEEVARAKELGIPMQQYPRFLGEFIHNFTSVAVTGCHGKTSTTGLLSHVLGSAYPTSFLIGDGTGKGEEDSKYFVFEACEYRRHFLNYTPDYCIMTNIDFDHPDYFKDVDDVFHAFSQMAMQVKKAIVACGDDQHLQGIHANVPVVFYGFSEQNDFQARSVQVTSEGTTFDVYVRNNLYGTFTIPGYGNHNVLNALAVIALCHYENVPAEVLAEHLKTFQGVKRRFTEKRMGTQVLIDDYAHHPTEIAATVDSAKQKYESHEIVAIFQPHTFTRTKTFLNEFAEALKLADHVYLCDIFGSAREQAGSLTIKDLQDLIPNAELITEEEIARLKEHQNSTLLFMGAGDIQKFQQAYEEALN; encoded by the coding sequence ATGACGAAATATCATTTTATAGGAATAAAAGGATCAGGAATGAGTGCATTAGCACAAATTCTACATGACATGAATAAAGATGTGCAAGGTTCAGATGTTGAGAAACAATTCTTTACGCAAAGACCATTAGAGAAAAAAGGAATTCCATTACTACCCTTTAATAAAGAAAATATTGGCGAAGGTCAACAGGTTATTGTTTCTGCGGCTTACGGTGAAGATCATGAGGAAGTGGCTCGTGCAAAAGAGCTAGGAATTCCTATGCAACAATATCCCCGCTTTTTAGGTGAGTTTATTCATAATTTTACAAGCGTAGCTGTTACAGGTTGTCACGGAAAAACATCAACAACAGGGTTGTTGTCTCATGTGTTAGGTTCTGCCTACCCAACCTCGTTTTTAATTGGGGACGGTACAGGAAAAGGCGAAGAAGACTCCAAGTACTTTGTATTTGAAGCTTGTGAATATCGACGTCACTTCCTTAACTACACGCCTGATTATTGCATCATGACTAATATTGACTTTGATCATCCGGATTATTTTAAAGATGTAGACGATGTATTCCATGCATTTAGCCAAATGGCCATGCAAGTAAAAAAAGCGATCGTTGCCTGTGGAGATGATCAACATCTGCAAGGAATTCATGCCAATGTTCCTGTTGTCTTTTACGGATTTAGTGAACAAAATGATTTCCAAGCACGTAGTGTACAAGTAACGAGCGAAGGTACAACATTTGACGTTTATGTACGTAATAACTTATATGGTACATTTACGATTCCAGGATACGGCAATCATAATGTTTTAAATGCGTTAGCTGTCATTGCTTTATGTCATTATGAAAATGTTCCAGCTGAGGTGCTTGCTGAGCACTTGAAGACGTTCCAAGGCGTAAAGAGACGTTTTACAGAAAAAAGGATGGGGACGCAAGTTTTAATTGATGACTACGCTCATCATCCAACTGAAATTGCAGCAACAGTTGATTCGGCGAAACAAAAGTATGAGAGTCATGAAATTGTCGCGATTTTCCAACCACATACATTCACGAGAACAAAGACGTTCTTAAATGAATTTGCGGAAGCCTTAAAACTAGCAGATCATGTGTACCTATGTGATATCTTTGGATCAGCTCGTGAGCAGGCAGGATCATTAACGATTAAAGATCTGCAAGATTTGATTCCAAATGCAGAGCTTATTACAGAAGAAGAAATCGCTCGGTTAAAAGAACATCAAAATAGTACTCTTCTATTTATGGGAGCTGGAGATATCCAGAAATTCCAACAAGCATATGAAGAGGCATTAAATTAA
- a CDS encoding DUF948 domain-containing protein produces MESLLYISAIIVAIAFAVLVGYLVLTLKSANRTLDHVANTMAGLEKQVNGITRETELLLNKTNLLADDINQKTQSLNTVFSSVKDLGDSVQQVNRSIRHVSDTVSTQAVKQSDQIAQAVQWGNVAIDFYTKFKARKEKQNQSTTLHKEEI; encoded by the coding sequence ATGGAAAGCTTACTTTATATTAGCGCTATTATCGTAGCAATTGCTTTTGCCGTATTAGTCGGTTATCTTGTCCTTACACTAAAGTCTGCCAATCGAACACTCGATCATGTGGCAAACACAATGGCGGGACTTGAGAAACAGGTGAATGGAATCACCCGTGAAACAGAGCTACTTTTGAACAAGACGAATCTTTTAGCAGATGATATTAATCAGAAAACACAGTCGTTAAATACTGTTTTCTCTTCTGTTAAGGATTTGGGAGACTCAGTTCAGCAAGTTAATCGTTCAATCCGACACGTTTCTGATACTGTATCAACCCAAGCAGTGAAGCAATCCGATCAGATTGCTCAAGCTGTTCAGTGGGGGAATGTCGCGATTGACTTTTATACAAAGTTCAAAGCTCGTAAAGAAAAGCAAAACCAATCAACTACATTACATAAGGAGGAGATTTAA
- a CDS encoding YtxH domain-containing protein, with amino-acid sequence MNTKDFIIGSLVGGIVGASTALLLAPKSGRQLRDDINEQALIARERTNKLTTTAYEKGNEWATLAKEKSNNIAKVVSDQSAQVTEKVKEVSNSVQAKAEDVKNSAEELAEDLSGDLKDSGEAIAENVKNEVDDIQNKLEEEKEAAQSKN; translated from the coding sequence ATGAACACGAAAGATTTCATTATTGGATCACTTGTTGGAGGAATTGTTGGAGCGTCGACGGCATTATTGTTAGCTCCTAAGTCCGGAAGACAGTTACGAGATGATATTAATGAGCAAGCACTTATTGCTCGTGAAAGAACGAATAAGCTAACAACAACTGCCTATGAGAAGGGTAATGAGTGGGCAACGTTAGCGAAAGAAAAATCTAATAACATCGCTAAGGTTGTGTCTGATCAGTCGGCTCAAGTAACAGAGAAAGTTAAAGAAGTGTCTAACTCTGTTCAAGCCAAGGCAGAAGATGTTAAGAATTCTGCAGAGGAACTAGCAGAAGATCTTTCAGGTGATTTAAAAGACTCAGGAGAAGCCATTGCTGAGAATGTTAAGAATGAAGTAGATGACATTCAAAACAAGCTCGAAGAAGAAAAAGAAGCGGCTCAAAGCAAAAACTAA
- the motP gene encoding flagellar motor protein MotP, producing MKKFDILMPIGVFLGITVLLLAVFSNSGPSGLVFFIQIASVLIVFGGLIAALIITFSFSELKTVPKVLKESVQTQDHDLEGLIDTFIDLSGKARREGLLALEVGLEEVKDPFIKKGVLLAVDGIEPDVIKDIMMAEVVAMEERHRKGRAIIEKAGEYAPAWGMIGTLIGLVLMLQNLNDPTTLGPNMAVALLTTLYGTVLANLIFLPMATKLANKTDEEVFVKQIIIEGVIGVQSGQNPKILQEKLSAFMRKNTKTKESGDQDDEA from the coding sequence ATGAAAAAATTTGATATTTTAATGCCAATAGGAGTGTTCCTAGGCATCACCGTACTTCTATTGGCCGTATTCTCGAATTCAGGGCCATCAGGGCTTGTTTTCTTCATTCAGATCGCTTCGGTTCTGATCGTCTTTGGGGGACTAATTGCTGCACTTATCATTACTTTTTCATTTTCAGAGTTAAAAACTGTACCTAAAGTATTGAAAGAGTCAGTTCAAACGCAAGATCACGATTTAGAAGGCTTAATTGACACATTTATTGATTTGTCAGGAAAAGCACGAAGAGAGGGCCTATTAGCCCTAGAAGTTGGATTAGAGGAAGTAAAGGATCCCTTCATAAAAAAAGGTGTACTACTCGCAGTTGATGGCATTGAGCCAGACGTCATAAAAGATATTATGATGGCTGAAGTTGTAGCGATGGAAGAACGTCATCGCAAAGGGCGCGCTATTATAGAAAAAGCTGGCGAATATGCACCAGCTTGGGGAATGATTGGTACATTAATAGGTTTGGTACTCATGCTTCAAAATCTAAATGATCCTACCACTTTAGGACCTAATATGGCGGTTGCACTCCTAACTACTTTATACGGTACGGTTTTAGCGAACTTAATCTTCTTACCTATGGCGACAAAACTAGCCAACAAAACGGATGAGGAAGTCTTCGTTAAACAAATTATTATTGAGGGAGTTATTGGTGTGCAATCTGGCCAAAACCCTAAAATTTTACAAGAGAAGTTAAGTGCTTTCATGCGTAAAAATACAAAGACTAAAGAGTCAGGTGATCAAGATGATGAGGCGTAG